From Neobacillus sp. PS2-9, the proteins below share one genomic window:
- a CDS encoding manganese efflux pump MntP family protein — protein MSELVGELLTLVIMAFALGMDAFSVGLGMGMYKLRLRKIFEIGITIGIFHVWMPLVGLLTGKFLSEKFGTFASLIGGLLLIVLGLQMIWASLKKGDEKVITPVGFGLLLFALSVSLDSFSVGLTLGIYGAKIVLVLISFGVVATVLTWAGLLLGKKVQGWLGNYSEALGGAILLAFGLKLILPLW, from the coding sequence ATGTCTGAATTAGTTGGAGAATTACTTACATTAGTGATCATGGCCTTTGCGCTAGGCATGGATGCCTTCTCGGTGGGGCTAGGTATGGGGATGTACAAACTGCGGCTGAGGAAAATCTTCGAGATTGGGATCACCATTGGAATTTTTCATGTATGGATGCCGCTTGTGGGTCTACTAACCGGTAAATTTTTATCAGAGAAATTTGGCACGTTTGCCAGCTTAATTGGCGGACTCTTACTCATCGTTCTCGGATTGCAGATGATATGGGCAAGCCTCAAAAAAGGAGACGAAAAAGTCATTACGCCGGTTGGTTTCGGCTTACTCTTATTTGCTTTAAGTGTTAGTCTCGACAGTTTTTCTGTGGGTCTGACATTAGGGATTTACGGGGCAAAAATCGTGCTTGTGCTAATCTCCTTTGGAGTCGTGGCCACTGTTCTAACCTGGGCAGGCTTGCTGTTGGGAAAAAAGGTACAAGGCTGGCTTGGCAACTATAGTGAAGCGCTAGGTGGGGCGATTTTACTTGCGTTCGGCTTAAAACTGATCCTCCCATTGTGGTAG
- a CDS encoding C39 family peptidase, with translation MQRKFWMNLCISLGVISQAIFPNLAFAETRISANEQQQIQLLEKITDQTTVIKGITIPNATVTVKNKEVLLGSIQTDSEGKFEVGVVKQPANSLLTISVDDGIHTYAMEITVATTGWVQEAGVWYFFGPNGEKQTGWINDNGSRYYLNSTGAMQTGWLLESDKWYFLKSSGVMATGWAYDSGKWYLLAQSGQMQTGWQFDAGSWYYLAGSGQMVTGWLKDNNRWYYLAGNGAMKKGWVYTGGKWYYLGSSGSMATGWLYEGGKWYYLNTDGSMRKSSWLQSGKDRFYLGTGGSVSSVLLDVPLVAQMPELPRGCEVTSLAMMLLDAGKSVSKMTLASQVRKDPTPYSKTNGQVYFGNPYSGFVGDMYTFSKPGLAVYHGPIADLANQYLPDRVVDLTGSNFEEIYKHLNNGKSVWVINNVYFDTVPSQYWQTWNTPTGKVSITYKEHSVLVTGYDSQYIYFNDPLSVTKNRKATISAFKRGWVQMGKQAITYR, from the coding sequence TTGCAGCGGAAATTTTGGATGAATCTATGTATTTCATTGGGAGTTATCTCTCAAGCTATTTTTCCAAATCTAGCTTTTGCAGAAACAAGGATAAGTGCAAATGAACAGCAACAAATTCAACTGTTGGAAAAAATAACAGATCAGACGACGGTGATTAAAGGGATTACAATCCCAAATGCCACTGTTACAGTGAAAAATAAAGAAGTCCTCCTTGGTTCCATCCAAACGGATAGCGAGGGGAAGTTTGAGGTAGGTGTAGTAAAGCAGCCGGCAAACAGCCTCCTGACAATTAGTGTTGATGATGGGATTCATACATATGCAATGGAAATAACGGTAGCCACTACAGGTTGGGTTCAGGAAGCTGGTGTATGGTATTTCTTTGGTCCAAATGGTGAAAAGCAAACCGGTTGGATCAACGATAACGGTAGTCGCTATTATTTAAATTCAACGGGTGCCATGCAAACGGGTTGGTTATTGGAGAGTGACAAGTGGTACTTTCTAAAAAGTTCGGGCGTCATGGCCACCGGTTGGGCGTATGACAGTGGTAAATGGTATTTGCTTGCACAAAGCGGACAAATGCAGACAGGCTGGCAGTTTGACGCTGGATCTTGGTATTATTTGGCTGGCTCTGGTCAAATGGTAACCGGCTGGCTGAAGGACAATAACCGCTGGTATTATTTAGCGGGTAATGGTGCGATGAAAAAAGGCTGGGTCTATACTGGCGGCAAATGGTACTACCTTGGTTCAAGTGGGTCGATGGCGACTGGTTGGCTTTATGAGGGTGGAAAGTGGTACTATCTCAATACAGATGGTTCTATGAGAAAATCTAGCTGGCTTCAAAGTGGGAAAGACCGCTTCTATCTGGGAACAGGCGGTTCTGTCTCCTCAGTACTGCTCGATGTTCCTCTTGTAGCTCAAATGCCGGAACTTCCGCGCGGCTGTGAGGTCACGTCGCTGGCGATGATGTTGCTGGATGCGGGAAAAAGCGTGTCTAAAATGACGTTGGCGTCCCAGGTGCGAAAGGACCCGACACCTTATTCGAAAACAAATGGACAAGTATACTTCGGTAATCCGTATTCAGGGTTTGTTGGTGATATGTACACATTTAGCAAGCCGGGTCTCGCTGTTTATCACGGACCAATTGCTGATTTGGCGAATCAATATTTGCCAGATCGCGTCGTTGATTTGACCGGTTCCAATTTTGAAGAGATTTATAAGCATTTAAATAACGGGAAATCGGTGTGGGTCATCAATAATGTGTATTTTGATACTGTTCCATCACAGTATTGGCAAACGTGGAATACACCTACAGGAAAAGTATCCATTACCTATAAGGAACACAGCGTTCTTGTGACAGGCTATGACAGCCAATATATCTATTTCAATGACCCGTTATCTGTAACCAAAAACCGCAAGGCAACGATCAGCGCCTTCAAACGCGGCTGGGTACAAATGGGCAAACAAGCCATCACCTATCGGTAA
- a CDS encoding low molecular weight protein arginine phosphatase — MQHILFVCTGNTCRSPMAEAILKSKNLDGMEVKSAGIYAATGNEASSHAKTVLGNNAIPHNHQSSLLTTAEVEWADLILTMTSSHKYAIQQQYPNAIMKVFTLKEFTGEKYNHDVVDPYGGSLPIYEETFRELDQLIDKAIEKLGYVK; from the coding sequence TTGCAGCATATTTTGTTTGTTTGTACGGGAAATACATGCAGAAGTCCTATGGCCGAAGCCATTTTGAAAAGCAAGAACCTCGATGGGATGGAAGTCAAATCGGCTGGCATATATGCGGCCACCGGCAATGAGGCATCCTCACATGCAAAAACGGTGCTAGGGAACAACGCCATACCGCATAACCACCAGTCGAGTTTGTTGACCACGGCAGAGGTGGAATGGGCTGATCTGATTTTGACGATGACCTCGTCACATAAGTATGCGATTCAGCAGCAATATCCGAATGCCATTATGAAGGTGTTTACTTTAAAAGAATTCACCGGAGAAAAGTATAATCACGATGTTGTCGACCCATACGGCGGAAGCCTGCCAATCTATGAAGAAACATTTCGTGAGCTCGACCAACTCATTGATAAAGCAATTGAAAAATTAGGCTATGTTAAATAA
- the rpiB gene encoding ribose 5-phosphate isomerase B has protein sequence MKVALASDHGGVNIRKEIANLLEELKIEYVDFGCDCETSVDYPDYALPVAEKVASGEFDRGILICGTGIGMSIAANKVKGIRCALVHDTFSAKATRAHNDTNMLAMGERVIGPGLARDIAEIWLTGEFEGGRHSNRVGKITEYENKQA, from the coding sequence ATGAAAGTAGCATTAGCATCAGATCATGGCGGAGTCAATATTCGCAAGGAAATCGCCAACTTGCTTGAGGAATTAAAGATTGAATACGTTGATTTTGGCTGTGATTGCGAAACATCTGTCGACTACCCGGATTATGCCCTGCCTGTGGCAGAAAAGGTCGCAAGCGGTGAGTTTGACCGCGGCATTTTGATTTGCGGAACAGGTATTGGTATGAGCATTGCTGCAAACAAAGTAAAGGGCATCCGTTGTGCACTTGTACATGACACCTTCAGTGCAAAAGCGACACGAGCACATAATGATACAAACATGCTTGCCATGGGCGAACGCGTCATCGGGCCGGGACTTGCACGCGATATTGCTGAAATCTGGTTGACTGGTGAGTTTGAAGGCGGCCGTCACTCCAATCGAGTAGGCAAAATTACAGAATACGAAAATAAGCAGGCGTAA
- a CDS encoding TIGR01440 family protein has product MIQEWEKQLEAIVTEFKEQASFKSGQLLVIGCSTSEVIGERIGTSGTLEVAEMIFRQLKKLQSETGIQFAFQCCEHLNRALVVERSVAEQRGFDEVSVVPVRKAGGAMATYAFEQLNDAVVVEFVKADAGMDIGHTLIGMHMKHVAVPVRVMQKHVGHAYVTLAKTRPKLIGGARAVYERTNANESCS; this is encoded by the coding sequence ATGATTCAGGAATGGGAAAAACAATTGGAAGCAATAGTTACAGAATTCAAGGAACAGGCTTCGTTTAAGTCGGGGCAGTTGTTGGTGATCGGCTGCAGCACAAGCGAAGTGATCGGGGAGAGAATCGGTACCTCTGGAACCCTTGAAGTAGCCGAAATGATTTTTCGTCAATTAAAAAAATTGCAGTCTGAAACAGGCATTCAATTTGCGTTCCAATGCTGTGAACACCTGAACAGGGCGTTGGTTGTAGAACGGTCCGTCGCCGAACAGCGCGGATTCGACGAGGTTTCCGTGGTTCCAGTCCGCAAAGCGGGCGGTGCGATGGCTACCTATGCGTTCGAGCAGCTTAATGATGCGGTGGTAGTGGAATTCGTGAAGGCGGATGCAGGAATGGACATTGGCCATACGCTGATTGGCATGCATATGAAACATGTGGCTGTGCCGGTGCGGGTAATGCAGAAACATGTCGGACATGCGTATGTAACGCTAGCAAAAACGAGGCCAAAGCTTATTGGTGGCGCTAGAGCAGTATACGAACGGACGAATGCAAACGAAAGCTGTTCATAA
- the glyA gene encoding serine hydroxymethyltransferase: MKHLSQADEQVFQAIQQELGRQRSKIELIASENFVSEAVMEAQGSVLTNKYAEGYPGRRYYGGCEYVDVVEDLARERAKAIFGAEYVNVQPHSGAQANMAVYFTVLEQGDTVLGMNLSHGGHLTHGSPVNFSGIQYNFVEYGVDEVTHRINYEDVRAKALEHKPKMIVAGASAYPREIDFAKFREIADEVGAYLMVDMAHIAGLVAAGLHPNPVPYADFVTTTTHKTLRGPRGGMILCKEEFGKKIDKSIFPGIQGGPLMHVIAAKAVAFGEALQDSFKEYAGNIITNAKRLADSLQKEGLKLVSGGTDNHLLLVDVQSLNLTGKVAEKVLDEIGITVNKNTIPFDPQSPFVTSGIRIGTAAVTSRGFGLEDMDEIASIIAFTLKNHEDEAKLEEARGRVEALTSKFTLYPEY, translated from the coding sequence ATGAAGCATTTGTCTCAAGCCGACGAACAGGTTTTTCAAGCGATCCAACAAGAATTAGGTCGTCAGCGGTCTAAAATCGAATTAATTGCCTCAGAAAACTTTGTAAGTGAAGCAGTCATGGAAGCACAAGGTTCCGTTCTAACCAATAAGTACGCAGAAGGCTACCCAGGCCGTCGCTATTATGGTGGCTGTGAGTATGTCGATGTTGTCGAAGATTTAGCACGTGAACGTGCGAAAGCGATCTTCGGAGCGGAATATGTAAACGTGCAGCCGCACTCTGGTGCACAGGCCAATATGGCGGTTTACTTCACCGTTCTTGAGCAGGGCGATACAGTGCTTGGCATGAATTTATCCCACGGCGGTCACTTAACACACGGCAGCCCAGTCAATTTCAGCGGTATTCAATATAACTTCGTGGAATATGGTGTTGATGAAGTGACACACCGCATCAATTACGAAGATGTTCGTGCAAAAGCACTTGAGCATAAGCCAAAGATGATTGTGGCGGGTGCAAGTGCTTATCCACGTGAAATCGATTTTGCAAAGTTCCGTGAGATTGCCGACGAAGTGGGCGCCTACCTCATGGTTGATATGGCTCACATAGCTGGTCTTGTTGCAGCAGGATTGCATCCAAACCCAGTGCCATACGCAGATTTTGTTACGACAACAACTCACAAAACATTGCGTGGTCCACGCGGCGGAATGATTCTTTGCAAAGAGGAATTTGGCAAGAAGATTGATAAGTCGATTTTCCCTGGCATTCAAGGCGGTCCGCTTATGCATGTAATTGCGGCGAAGGCTGTTGCTTTCGGTGAAGCACTGCAGGACAGCTTTAAAGAATACGCTGGCAACATCATTACCAATGCCAAGCGCTTAGCGGATAGCTTACAAAAAGAAGGCTTGAAGTTAGTGTCTGGCGGTACGGACAACCACTTGCTATTGGTGGATGTACAGTCGCTTAACTTAACTGGTAAGGTAGCTGAAAAAGTACTTGATGAAATCGGTATTACCGTTAATAAAAACACGATTCCATTTGATCCGCAAAGCCCATTCGTAACGAGCGGTATTCGCATCGGTACGGCAGCAGTAACGAGCCGAGGCTTTGGTCTAGAAGATATGGACGAAATTGCATCCATCATCGCCTTCACTTTGAAAAATCATGAAGATGAAGCGAAACTAGAAGAAGCACGCGGGCGCGTAGAAGCCTTAACAAGTAAATTTACACTCTATCCAGAATACTAA